Proteins encoded together in one Anaerococcus murdochii window:
- a CDS encoding LytTR family DNA-binding domain-containing protein, with protein MKVDIIIDQTIDETQVKIFAKEYSKEVETIKDLLADRLIDKLVAFRDKEVFILSHEEIIRIFAQDKFVFIKTKNGTFSSRLTISELDKRLDKKKFIRISRSDIVNLDFVKKLDLSFTGTIAVELTNCDVAYVSRRNLKEFRRALGL; from the coding sequence ATGAAAGTTGACATAATAATTGATCAAACCATCGACGAAACCCAGGTAAAAATATTCGCCAAAGAATATTCAAAGGAAGTCGAAACCATAAAGGATTTGCTGGCTGACAGGCTGATTGACAAGCTTGTGGCCTTTCGTGATAAGGAAGTTTTTATCCTCTCTCACGAAGAAATTATAAGAATTTTTGCCCAAGATAAGTTCGTCTTTATTAAAACGAAAAACGGGACTTTTTCGTCAAGGCTTACTATTTCTGAATTGGATAAGAGGCTTGATAAGAAAAAATTTATAAGAATTTCTCGTTCAGATATTGTAAATCTAGATTTTGTAAAAAAACTCGACCTTTCCTTCACAGGAACAATAGCAGTCGAGCTTACAAATTGTGATGTGGCCTACGTTTCTAGGCGAAATCTAAAAGAATTTAGGAGGGCCTTGGGTCTATAA
- a CDS encoding DUF3021 domain-containing protein, with protein MKNFKDLLVGFLAGVGIGALIEAILSILIKENIVGVSDFVASQAPGYAKIIQCLVYGGFGLVSVLMGAIFKNENRASYLNQTIHFCAMLVYFIFAGLYLRWFEYNLSLAISVIFFVGVYLLISFACYIYEKNMIGQINKML; from the coding sequence ATGAAAAATTTTAAAGATTTATTAGTCGGTTTTTTGGCAGGTGTAGGTATCGGAGCCTTAATCGAGGCAATTTTATCTATACTAATTAAAGAAAATATAGTTGGAGTTTCTGACTTCGTGGCAAGCCAAGCTCCAGGTTATGCAAAAATTATTCAATGCTTAGTTTACGGTGGCTTTGGTTTGGTATCTGTCCTAATGGGGGCAATTTTCAAAAATGAAAATAGGGCATCCTATTTAAATCAAACCATCCACTTTTGTGCAATGCTTGTCTATTTTATCTTTGCAGGTCTTTACCTAAGATGGTTTGAATATAATTTAAGCCTAGCAATTTCTGTTATCTTCTTTGTTGGTGTTTATTTATTAATATCTTTCGCTTGTTACATTTACGAAAAAAATATGATAGGTCAAATCAATAAAATGTTATAA
- a CDS encoding ABC-2 transporter permease: protein MKALIYKDFTTTKTSIGLMTLIMAAIAFVFNNEGQLEFFPLTFILLPTILLGILFGVDSESHIDKYLISTGIGKEKIVGSRYAFVWILSIFALIISIIVGYRVKLPLALYCASVLFFSNFIALVQLPLMYKFGEEKSRMIFVLFYFIIFGSFSYFGANKEKLLDLINFGVSLNKNILALGLVIVTILISFLSFKISSNIYKAKEF from the coding sequence ATGAAAGCCTTGATATATAAGGACTTTACAACAACAAAGACATCAATTGGGCTAATGACATTAATCATGGCAGCCATTGCCTTTGTTTTCAACAATGAGGGCCAACTAGAATTTTTCCCTCTGACCTTTATCCTACTTCCAACAATCCTTTTGGGAATCTTGTTTGGAGTCGACTCCGAAAGCCACATTGATAAGTATTTGATTTCGACAGGAATTGGCAAGGAAAAAATCGTTGGATCAAGATACGCCTTTGTTTGGATTCTTTCAATCTTTGCCCTTATCATAAGCATAATTGTTGGCTACAGAGTAAAATTGCCCCTTGCCCTTTACTGTGCAAGCGTCCTATTTTTCTCAAACTTCATAGCCTTAGTCCAACTTCCCCTCATGTATAAGTTTGGGGAAGAAAAGTCCAGGATGATATTCGTCCTATTTTACTTTATAATATTTGGAAGCTTTTCCTATTTTGGGGCAAACAAAGAGAAACTTTTAGACTTGATAAATTTTGGTGTGAGTTTGAATAAGAATATCTTGGCTCTAGGCCTTGTGATTGTAACAATTTTAATAAGCTTTCTTTCCTTTAAAATTTCTAGCAATATTTATAAGGCCAAGGAATTTTAA
- a CDS encoding ABC transporter ATP-binding protein: protein MTDAIKIKNLGKSFGNFRLGPVDLGIKKGTITGFIGENGAGKSTTIKLILDVIGRDNGAIEIFDKDIKDLSVDEKYRLGFVYDDLFLPGSMKVNEIEKFHSLLYKDHWEKGTFYEFMENFALPANIPVKAFSRGMKMKLGLALAMSHGAEILILDEPTSGLDPVVRDDFLDILLDFIQDENHTVLISSHILSDLEKIADYIAFIHKGQLIFNEEKDGLSEKYGLVSLGDDEFESLDKSALVGVRKHQFGRECLVRRVKMPAGFDIEKPSIEDIMVYMIKEAYNESLDI, encoded by the coding sequence ATGACTGATGCAATAAAAATAAAAAATCTAGGCAAATCTTTCGGCAATTTTAGGCTGGGCCCTGTCGATTTAGGGATCAAAAAGGGAACTATAACAGGTTTTATCGGCGAAAATGGGGCTGGAAAGTCTACCACTATCAAGCTTATCCTGGATGTAATTGGCAGAGATAATGGAGCGATAGAAATTTTTGACAAGGACATAAAAGACTTGTCTGTTGACGAAAAATACAGGCTTGGCTTTGTCTACGATGACCTATTTTTGCCGGGATCTATGAAAGTGAATGAAATAGAAAAATTTCACTCATTGCTCTATAAGGACCACTGGGAGAAGGGTACTTTTTATGAATTTATGGAAAATTTTGCCCTTCCTGCCAATATTCCAGTTAAGGCTTTTTCAAGAGGGATGAAAATGAAGTTGGGACTTGCCCTTGCTATGAGTCATGGGGCAGAAATCCTAATCCTTGATGAGCCTACAAGCGGCCTTGACCCGGTTGTAAGGGATGATTTTTTGGATATCCTCTTAGATTTTATCCAAGATGAGAACCACACAGTTTTGATTTCTTCTCACATTTTATCAGACCTAGAAAAAATCGCCGACTACATCGCCTTTATCCACAAGGGCCAGCTTATTTTTAACGAAGAAAAAGACGGGCTTAGCGAAAAATACGGCCTTGTTTCCCTAGGAGATGATGAATTTGAAAGCCTTGATAAAAGTGCTCTTGTAGGTGTGAGAAAACATCAATTTGGCAGGGAGTGTTTGGTAAGAAGAGTAAAAATGCCAGCTGGTTTTGACATAGAAAAACCATCAATCGAAGATATCATGGTCTATATGATAAAGGAGGCCTACAATGAAAGCCTTGATATATAA
- a CDS encoding GntR family transcriptional regulator gives MDIKINYSSKDPIYLQIKNQIRDAILDDKLDIDKPLPSIRLLAKELRVSVITTKRAYDELEKDGLINSVPGKGNFIKSQDPQMVKEKFMVKIEDHIKEVIKLARLGDISKEEILALVDILEDTDD, from the coding sequence ATGGACATAAAAATAAATTACTCGAGTAAAGATCCGATATATTTACAAATCAAAAATCAGATTAGGGATGCAATCTTAGATGACAAGCTAGATATTGACAAACCCCTGCCTTCCATAAGGCTTCTTGCCAAGGAGCTTAGGGTGAGCGTGATTACAACCAAGAGGGCCTACGACGAATTAGAAAAGGATGGATTAATCAATTCTGTTCCAGGTAAGGGAAATTTTATCAAAAGCCAGGACCCACAAATGGTCAAGGAAAAATTCATGGTTAAAATCGAAGACCATATCAAGGAAGTCATCAAGCTTGCAAGACTAGGCGATATTTCAAAAGAAGAAATCCTCGCCCTAGTTGATATATTGGAGGATACTGATGACTGA
- a CDS encoding amidohydrolase family protein: protein MKKKFINAVIYGHEDCDQILVEDGKFVGFGKDLGEVDQVIDLEGSLVIPPYVDSHLHLDYYMVGKTDKAKNESGTLFEAIDIWNDFKKGTTKEEMKERIKAAVLECASHGTQYIRAQTDCTDPNLTGIRAALEVRDELKDKITIQVVAFPQNGMYSYKEEGKTGRDLVEEALKLGADVVGGIPHNEWSCELGEKSIKEIVRLAMEYDKLIDVHCDETDDPMARFVEVLNAEALIHDIGKRVTASHTCSFGSADNAYAFRMMGLFRKSKMNFVALPTENAYLQARQDTYPKRRGMTRVREFVDNDINVCFAQDSIVDLWYPAGNGNLMNILDNGIHMAQLMKEEDFEKALDLVTINGAKAMNLENSYGLDLGKSANFIVLDASSPYDAIRNRAECLASVRSGEFLFKKAKRTYEIDLNL from the coding sequence ATGAAGAAAAAATTTATAAATGCAGTAATATATGGCCACGAAGATTGTGACCAAATTTTAGTTGAAGATGGAAAATTTGTGGGTTTTGGCAAAGATTTAGGGGAAGTTGACCAAGTAATCGACCTTGAAGGTTCTCTTGTAATTCCACCTTATGTTGATAGCCATCTTCACCTTGACTATTACATGGTAGGAAAGACTGACAAGGCTAAAAACGAGTCGGGCACACTTTTTGAGGCCATTGATATTTGGAATGATTTTAAAAAGGGAACTACCAAGGAAGAAATGAAGGAAAGGATAAAAGCTGCTGTTCTTGAGTGCGCAAGCCACGGCACCCAATATATCCGTGCCCAAACTGATTGCACCGACCCAAATTTAACAGGCATAAGGGCCGCCCTTGAAGTGAGAGATGAACTTAAAGATAAGATTACAATCCAAGTCGTAGCCTTTCCTCAAAATGGTATGTATTCCTACAAGGAGGAAGGAAAAACTGGTAGAGATTTGGTAGAAGAAGCCCTAAAGCTTGGCGCTGACGTGGTTGGAGGTATTCCTCACAATGAATGGTCCTGTGAACTTGGGGAAAAATCCATCAAGGAAATTGTAAGATTGGCCATGGAATATGACAAGCTAATCGACGTCCATTGTGATGAAACAGACGATCCTATGGCACGCTTTGTGGAAGTCCTAAATGCCGAGGCCCTAATCCACGATATAGGAAAAAGGGTCACAGCAAGCCACACCTGCTCTTTTGGTTCGGCTGACAATGCCTATGCCTTTAGGATGATGGGACTTTTTAGAAAGTCAAAGATGAATTTCGTGGCCCTTCCAACAGAAAATGCCTACCTTCAAGCGAGACAGGATACCTATCCAAAACGCAGGGGCATGACCAGGGTTCGTGAATTTGTCGACAATGACATAAATGTATGCTTTGCCCAAGATTCCATAGTCGACCTTTGGTATCCAGCCGGCAATGGCAACCTCATGAATATCCTAGATAACGGCATCCACATGGCCCAGCTCATGAAGGAAGAAGATTTTGAAAAGGCTCTTGACCTTGTGACCATAAATGGGGCAAAGGCCATGAATTTGGAAAATTCTTACGGCTTAGATCTTGGAAAATCCGCCAATTTCATAGTCTTAGACGCATCTAGTCCTTATGATGCCATCAGAAATAGGGCAGAGTGCTTGGCAAGTGTGAGAAGCGGAGAATTTTTGTTTAAAAAGGCCAAAAGGACCTATGAAATAGACTTAAATTTATAG
- a CDS encoding NADH-dependent [FeFe] hydrogenase, group A6 has protein sequence MIKLKINDTEIEVREKTTLLSAAKALNINILTLCHMDLSGINFVNKLASCRVCLVEDVNKGNLIPACATFAKDGMEIRTDSQRVIRARRAVVELILSDHPTDCLKCAKNLDCQLQKLAADLNIREIKYPGEKRNLPIDDSSYSLVRDPNKCILCRRCETMCNEVQTVGALAEIGRGFMTHVGSTFNRPMFDTTCTFCGQCLAVCPTGALTEKSNVSEVWNILHRKNHEDLVIVQVAPAVRVALGEEFGLEPGTEVTGQMVTALRNLGFDRVFDTNFAADLTIMEEAHEFIERLGEGKPILTSCCPGWVNFMEHQFSDLIDIPSTCKSPHEMFGAIAKSYYAEKIGMDPAKITVVSVMPCIAKKYEAKRDELNEEGFSDVDIVITTRELASMIKEAGIDLANTDKSDFDNPLGESTGGGTIFGASGGVIEATIRTAYDTLTGASLDKVEYEELRGLRGVKKAVVNINGKEIHIGVVNGLGNTRKILEKIRSGEEKLDAIEVMACPGGCVGGGGQPYHKGDLTILKKRAEGLYSIDKEKTYRKSYENPSIKKLYEEYLGEPGSGRAHELLHTSYKERPRY, from the coding sequence ATGATAAAATTAAAAATAAATGACACAGAAATAGAAGTCAGGGAAAAAACTACCCTTTTATCAGCCGCCAAGGCTTTAAATATCAATATTCTTACCCTTTGTCACATGGACCTATCTGGCATTAATTTTGTAAATAAACTCGCATCTTGCAGGGTTTGCCTGGTAGAAGATGTGAATAAGGGAAATCTCATCCCAGCCTGCGCCACCTTTGCCAAGGATGGGATGGAAATTAGGACCGATAGCCAAAGGGTAATCAGGGCCAGGCGTGCTGTCGTGGAATTAATCCTCTCAGACCATCCGACTGATTGCCTTAAATGTGCGAAAAATCTCGACTGTCAGCTTCAAAAGTTAGCTGCAGACTTAAATATTAGGGAAATAAAATATCCAGGTGAAAAGAGAAATCTACCAATAGACGATTCGTCTTATTCTCTTGTAAGAGATCCGAATAAGTGCATACTTTGTAGGCGCTGCGAGACCATGTGCAATGAAGTCCAGACTGTGGGAGCCCTTGCTGAAATCGGACGTGGTTTTATGACCCATGTCGGTTCGACTTTTAATAGACCAATGTTTGATACAACCTGCACCTTCTGCGGCCAGTGCCTGGCTGTTTGCCCAACTGGAGCTCTGACTGAAAAATCAAATGTATCAGAAGTTTGGAATATCCTCCACAGGAAAAACCATGAAGACCTTGTAATTGTCCAGGTTGCCCCAGCTGTGAGGGTGGCTTTGGGCGAAGAATTCGGCCTAGAACCAGGAACTGAAGTTACAGGTCAGATGGTGACAGCCCTTAGAAATCTCGGTTTTGACAGGGTTTTTGATACAAACTTTGCAGCAGACCTCACAATTATGGAAGAAGCCCACGAATTTATAGAAAGACTTGGGGAGGGCAAGCCAATTCTCACTTCATGTTGCCCAGGTTGGGTAAATTTCATGGAACACCAATTTTCTGACTTAATTGATATTCCATCAACCTGCAAGTCTCCACACGAGATGTTTGGGGCCATTGCCAAGTCCTATTATGCAGAAAAAATCGGTATGGATCCTGCAAAGATAACCGTTGTTTCAGTCATGCCTTGCATAGCCAAAAAATATGAGGCTAAAAGGGATGAACTCAACGAAGAAGGCTTCTCCGATGTTGATATAGTCATCACAACAAGGGAGCTTGCCTCAATGATCAAAGAAGCGGGCATAGATCTTGCCAATACCGATAAATCCGACTTTGACAATCCTTTGGGCGAATCTACAGGCGGCGGCACAATTTTTGGTGCAAGCGGTGGTGTAATCGAAGCCACAATCAGGACGGCCTATGACACCCTCACAGGAGCTAGCCTTGATAAGGTCGAATACGAGGAATTAAGGGGCCTTAGGGGAGTTAAAAAGGCGGTTGTGAATATAAATGGCAAGGAAATTCACATTGGCGTTGTAAACGGCCTTGGAAATACCAGAAAAATCCTAGAAAAAATCCGCTCTGGCGAAGAAAAACTCGACGCCATAGAGGTAATGGCTTGTCCTGGAGGTTGTGTAGGTGGCGGTGGCCAACCTTACCACAAGGGAGACCTAACAATCCTAAAGAAAAGAGCAGAGGGCCTTTATTCCATAGATAAGGAAAAAACCTACAGAAAATCTTACGAAAATCCTTCAATCAAAAAACTCTACGAGGAATATTTGGGAGAACCGGGTAGCGGGCGTGCCCACGAACTACTCCACACCTCCTATAAGGAAAGGCCAAGATATTAA
- a CDS encoding NADH-ubiquinone oxidoreductase-F iron-sulfur binding region domain-containing protein, with protein sequence MKSRLENIKKDGFAKLISRLDPENYYIDGEDIRLKGEFYQKQTRLVLRNCGIIDPGSIEEYIGRDGYFALEKAIYDMTREEIIKVVTDSGLRGRGGAGFPAGRKWETAFKQDVDTKYIICNADEGDPGAFMDRSVLENDPHSVLEAMAICARAVGANQGFIYVRAEYPKAVKALRHAIEDAKKYNLLGENILGSDFSFDIDLRLGAGAFVCGEGTALMESIEGKRGQPRNKEFRTTVKGLWGKPTVINNVETLANVAQIILKGADYFRAYGTEKSPGTKVFALVGKVKHSGLVEVPMGTSINTIVYDIGKGIQNDKEAKAVQTGGPSGGCIPKSLFDTGCDFESLKEIGSIMGSGGMVVMDEDDCMVDVARFFLEFSVDESCGKCTPCRIGNKRLLEMLDLIVTGKAGEETLFKLKELSEIVSETSLCGLGQASPNPVLSTMNYFYDEYLAHVGNVKTCPAKRCKDLLSYEITDTCIGCTKCAKACPVGAVFGKAREIHHIDKKVCIKCGTCMDNCPVKAIVLC encoded by the coding sequence ATGAAGTCGAGGCTTGAAAATATCAAAAAGGATGGATTTGCCAAGCTTATTTCTAGGCTTGATCCAGAAAATTATTACATAGACGGCGAAGATATCAGGCTTAAGGGCGAATTTTATCAAAAACAAACCAGGCTTGTTTTGAGAAACTGCGGCATAATTGACCCTGGATCAATAGAAGAATACATAGGCCGTGACGGATATTTTGCCCTAGAAAAGGCCATTTACGACATGACCAGGGAAGAAATTATAAAGGTCGTCACAGACTCAGGCCTTAGGGGCAGGGGCGGAGCAGGTTTTCCGGCTGGTCGCAAGTGGGAAACTGCCTTTAAACAAGATGTCGATACGAAATACATAATTTGTAACGCTGACGAGGGCGACCCAGGTGCCTTTATGGATAGGTCAGTTCTTGAAAATGACCCTCATTCAGTCCTTGAGGCCATGGCGATTTGTGCCAGAGCTGTTGGTGCAAACCAAGGTTTTATCTACGTTAGGGCCGAATATCCAAAGGCAGTCAAGGCCTTAAGGCACGCCATAGAAGACGCTAAGAAATACAATTTGCTTGGGGAAAATATCCTAGGATCAGATTTTTCCTTCGATATTGACCTAAGGCTTGGAGCTGGAGCCTTTGTTTGTGGCGAGGGTACAGCCCTTATGGAATCAATCGAGGGCAAGCGTGGCCAGCCAAGAAACAAGGAATTTAGGACAACAGTCAAGGGTCTTTGGGGAAAACCTACTGTAATTAATAATGTTGAAACTTTGGCAAATGTGGCCCAAATTATCCTAAAAGGAGCGGATTATTTTAGGGCCTACGGTACAGAAAAATCCCCAGGAACCAAGGTCTTTGCCCTAGTTGGAAAGGTCAAACATTCTGGCCTTGTAGAAGTGCCAATGGGCACATCTATTAATACAATTGTCTACGACATAGGCAAGGGCATCCAAAATGACAAGGAAGCCAAGGCCGTCCAAACCGGTGGCCCATCAGGCGGTTGCATACCAAAATCACTTTTTGACACAGGTTGCGATTTCGAATCCCTAAAGGAAATTGGCTCTATAATGGGATCTGGCGGCATGGTTGTCATGGACGAAGACGACTGCATGGTGGATGTGGCGAGATTTTTCCTAGAATTTTCTGTGGATGAATCTTGCGGCAAGTGCACACCTTGTAGGATTGGAAATAAAAGGCTCCTTGAAATGCTTGATTTAATCGTAACAGGAAAGGCCGGCGAGGAAACACTTTTTAAACTCAAAGAGCTGTCAGAAATTGTCTCTGAAACCAGCCTTTGCGGTCTGGGCCAAGCTTCGCCAAACCCAGTCCTTTCAACAATGAACTATTTTTATGACGAATACCTAGCCCATGTTGGCAATGTCAAAACCTGCCCTGCAAAAAGGTGCAAAGATTTGCTTTCCTACGAGATTACAGACACCTGTATCGGCTGTACCAAGTGTGCCAAGGCGTGTCCTGTTGGGGCGGTATTTGGCAAGGCCAGGGAAATCCACCACATCGACAAAAAAGTCTGCATCAAGTGCGGTACTTGCATGGATAACTGCCCAGTTAAGGCCATAGTTTTATGCTAG
- a CDS encoding NADH-quinone oxidoreductase subunit NuoE family protein, whose product MSFCFKKDQEKFDQFVEFLDANKDKKGAVMPILQKAQEIFSYIPEEIVDLMALRMGVHSSEIYGVASFYSQFSFIPKGEHEICVCLGTACYVKGSDKILSNLENELGIKVGETTADGKISLAEARCIGECGIAPVLSIDSSKNIGNVTKGMAADIIKEVLEEKDEVEA is encoded by the coding sequence ATGAGTTTTTGTTTTAAGAAAGATCAGGAAAAGTTTGATCAATTTGTAGAATTCTTGGATGCTAACAAGGACAAAAAGGGCGCTGTTATGCCGATTTTGCAGAAGGCACAGGAAATTTTTTCCTACATACCGGAAGAAATTGTGGACCTCATGGCCCTAAGAATGGGTGTTCACTCTTCAGAAATCTACGGCGTGGCAAGTTTTTATTCCCAATTCTCCTTTATTCCAAAGGGAGAACACGAGATTTGCGTTTGCTTGGGCACAGCTTGCTATGTCAAAGGTTCTGATAAAATCCTTTCTAACCTTGAAAATGAGCTTGGAATCAAAGTTGGAGAGACTACAGCTGATGGCAAGATTAGCCTTGCCGAGGCTAGGTGCATAGGCGAATGCGGAATAGCACCTGTTTTAAGTATTGATTCATCAAAAAATATCGGCAATGTGACTAAGGGCATGGCAGCTGATATCATCAAGGAAGTTTTGGAGGAAAAAGATGAAGTCGAGGCTTGA
- a CDS encoding aminopeptidase yields MQKRIENFARLAVEFGVNVQSGEDVLISSPVESPELARLMAKAAYEKGARAVSVNWVDDALTRFAYEYESQETLNEVPDWVVEKSRYQIAEKRSNRISIVSDDPDLLKGLDEAKISEAVKARSLKLKDFVKYTMNDIVSWLVISVPSVKWAEKVFPDLKGEAACDKLWEVILDVCRVSESWEETKKNWEDHIKTLDDKADFLNSHQFDYVHYKSTNGTDLKVKLPKNHIWMSAGSKNAKGDRFIPNMPTEEVFTAPQYDGVDGRLVATKPLVYNGVVINHFEFTFKDGKVIDFEAKEGKDTLAKMLESDEGSKNLGEIALVPYDSPISNSNILFYNTLFDENASCHFALGKAYPTCVEGGADLDDSEVNSVGLNDSLIHEDFMVGDKDLEIIGYKDGQAFPIFKDGNWAF; encoded by the coding sequence ATGCAAAAAAGAATAGAAAATTTTGCCAGGCTTGCTGTTGAGTTTGGTGTTAATGTGCAAAGTGGGGAGGATGTTTTAATTTCATCTCCTGTGGAATCGCCTGAACTTGCTCGTCTTATGGCTAAGGCTGCTTATGAAAAAGGAGCTCGTGCTGTTTCTGTAAATTGGGTTGACGATGCCCTTACTAGGTTTGCCTACGAATACGAAAGCCAGGAAACACTTAACGAAGTTCCTGACTGGGTTGTGGAAAAATCTCGCTATCAGATTGCTGAAAAGAGGTCAAACAGGATTTCTATTGTTTCTGATGATCCAGATTTACTCAAAGGCCTTGATGAGGCTAAGATTTCTGAGGCTGTCAAGGCTCGTTCCCTAAAATTAAAGGACTTTGTAAAATACACCATGAATGACATTGTCTCTTGGCTTGTGATTTCAGTTCCTTCTGTAAAATGGGCAGAAAAAGTATTCCCAGACCTTAAGGGCGAGGCTGCTTGCGATAAGCTTTGGGAAGTTATCCTTGATGTGTGCAGGGTTTCCGAATCTTGGGAAGAAACTAAGAAAAATTGGGAAGACCACATTAAGACACTTGATGATAAGGCTGACTTTTTAAATAGCCACCAATTTGACTATGTCCATTACAAATCAACTAATGGTACAGATCTTAAGGTGAAATTACCAAAAAATCACATTTGGATGTCTGCAGGATCTAAGAATGCAAAGGGTGACAGGTTTATTCCAAATATGCCAACTGAGGAAGTCTTCACAGCTCCACAATATGATGGCGTTGACGGCAGGCTTGTAGCAACTAAACCTCTTGTTTACAATGGTGTGGTTATAAATCACTTTGAATTTACCTTCAAAGATGGCAAGGTAATTGATTTTGAAGCCAAAGAAGGCAAGGACACCCTAGCAAAAATGCTTGAATCTGACGAGGGCTCAAAAAACCTTGGAGAAATCGCACTAGTGCCTTATGATAGTCCAATTTCAAATTCAAATATTCTATTTTACAATACACTTTTTGACGAGAATGCTTCCTGCCACTTTGCCCTAGGCAAGGCTTACCCAACCTGTGTTGAAGGCGGAGCTGACCTTGACGATAGCGAAGTAAATTCAGTAGGCCTAAATGATTCCCTAATCCACGAAGATTTCATGGTTGGCGATAAGGACCTTGAAATAATAGGCTATAAAGATGGCCAAGCTTTCCCAATTTTTAAGGACGGCAACTGGGCATTTTAA